A stretch of DNA from Acidobacteriota bacterium:
CTTCTTGACCGCTTCGACGTAGGTGCCGTGTTCTTGTTCAAGGATGCGGGCGGAGAGGGTTTCGGGGGTGTCGCCATTGAGGACCGGGACTTCGCGTTGGAGGATGATCGGGCCGGCGTCGAGGTCCTCATTGACGTAATGGACGGTGCAGCCGGACCTTTTTTCGCCTGCGGCGAGGACGCGTTCGTGGACGTTGAGGCCAGGATATGCGGGCAGCAGACTCGGGTGGATGTTGAGAATACGATCTGGAAATGCCTGAACAAAAAGCGGCGAAAGAAGCCGCATATACCCCGCCAGGCAGACGAGCTCAACTCCGCGTTCCCGAAGTGCGGCGACGATCTCGGCGTCGTGTTCTTCACGCTTCCGGCCGTTTCTTTCAATGACCAAAGTGTCGACGCCGCGCGTCCGAGCTTTAGCCAAACCCGCCGCATCCGCCTTGTCGCTAATAACAACCGCGACCTCCGACCCCGGTATCTCGCCGCTCCCCACGGCCTCAACCAAAGCCACCATATTCGTCCCGCGGCCCGAGATAAGAATTCCTATTTTCATTAACTTTGATCTTGTGATTCTTCGCGCAGCTTTAGTAGGCGTTGCCTACCTCGTTTCATTAGATCTCGATCGAAATACTCGTCGGTAGCTTCAACCAAATCGAGGTATCCTAGAATCGAATTAAATTGTTCATCCGAGAAAAAGCTTAACTTGAGTACCCACCAATTGCGGTGTCCCTCATCCTCATCCACCACCTTATCAGGCAAAAAAGCATAGGCAGTGAATTCGCTGACGCAATCATCCCCGTCAAGATTCTCGATCGAGTGGACCAAGTAGGCCGGGATAAAAGCGTGAAATGCTTCTGGTGAAAATAGCGGAAGATTGGCAAAGTGCGCTCTCAGCAACTCAGTAGAGATTTCTTTCCATGACTTACAGGAGAACGCATTTTGCAATTCGAGGCAGTCTTCGCACTTATGATTGATCAGCGGAACGCGGGGAACTATTTCTGGAAAAATATCCCCGATCTCTTCGACTAGTTTTCGCGAGAGATTTTGATCAATCAACAATTCCATAATGCTGAGCGACGACAAATTAGTATTCGAACGGAAGTTCTGGACTAATAAAATGGTCATTTCTTCTGTCATTAACCAGAACCGTCATTGCCAATGTTGCTAGAATCGCGGATTACGGCATTCCACCTCTTTTTGGAAAATCGGTAGCGATATCCTGTTAGGTCGTTGTTGAAGTTTACCACCAAATCAGAGCGTACTGGGAACGTTCGTCGAAAGGAAGTTGCCCACCGGGGACCCAGAAAAAGTAATTGACAGAAATCCCCCACTTGTACAATTATCTTGTACATGTCGATAGAAATCACCTATAGCGAAGCAAGGAACAATTTAGCATCGATCCTCGACCAGGTCACCAATGATTCGGAGGTCGTCGTGATTAAGCGTCGCGGGCGTTCGTCCGTGGCGATGATCGACGCCGACGAACTTTCGAGCCTCATGGAAACGGAGTATCTCTTCCGCTCGCCAAAGAACGCCGAAAGGTTAATAAGAGCAATACAACAAACCGAGGCAGGTGGTGGAGAAGTAACCACTATCGAAGAGTTGCGAAAGGAATTCGATGCCGAAAAGCCCGTCCGAAAAACGCGCGGTCGTTCTAAGTGACGCCTTCCGCGACGACCTTCGCTATTGGGCCGAGAACGACCGGAAATTGCTCCTAAAGGTGCTCGACCTGATGGAGGCGATCGTTCGCGACCCCTTCTCCGGAATCGGCAAACCAGAGCCGCTAAAACACGAAGCCTCCGGCACTTGGTCCCGCAGAATAACAAAAGAGCACCGAGTGGTTTATCGGTTTCGGGATGACCGGATCGAGTTTCTGCAGGCCCGGTATCATTACTAACCTCCCGCGGGCGACCGTTGTCATTTCGGCAGAGCGGCGATTCGGGTCAAGAGATCTGCGGCAAATTTGTTCTTTGGGTCGAGCCGAAGCACCTGTTCTGCGTCTGCTTTTGAGAGGTCGAACTTCTTGATATCAAAATAGACAGCGGACCGGAAAATGTATGCATTAACGTACTTCGGGTCGAGTTTGATGGCTGCGTTGAGGCTCTCGATGGCGTCGGTGTTTCTCCCGAGTTTGTTGTATGCAATTGACTTATCGAGGTGCGGCTTCTTGAGCGTCGGGTCGAGCTTGATGGCTTGATCAAGGTCCGGGAGTGCAAGCTGAGAGCGGTTGGTTGTGTTGTACAGCACGCCGCGGTTGTTCCAAGCCTCGGCGTAGCCGGGGTCAAGTTCGATGGCGCGGTTAAGGTCGGCAAGAGCGGCATCGTATCGCTTGGCGCGGAAGTGAACGGCACCGCGGTTAACGAATGCCTTGGTGTAATTGGTGTTGATCTGCAGTGCACGGTTGTAGTCGGCAAGGGCGAGGTCGTCGCGGCCGCTATCCGCATAGGCGATGCCGCGGTTGTAGTAAAGCTGCGAGTCGCCCGAGGCAATGCTGAGCCCGCGTGTGTATGCCGCGATCGCACCGGCTTGGTCGCCGGTCTTGTTTCGGGCAAGCCCGAGTTGAAACCAGGCATCAACGTAGTTGGGGTTGAGCGTCGTGGCCTGTTGAAAGTCGCCGATCGAAGTGCGGACATCGCCGGAATAATACCGAGCCTGCCCTCGGTTGAACCACGGCTCCGGCGACCGCGGTGAAAGCCTTATCGCCTCGGAAAAACTCGCTATCGCTTGGGCGTAGTTCCTGTTCTTGTAGTGCTCGTTCCCGCGCTTCAAATGCTCCGACGCCGTCGTCTGCCCCAATGCGAAGGCGGACAAAGAACCAAGCAGAACAACCGCTAGAAAACCCTTCCTAAAGCCGATCCTGGTTCTCATACTTCTAAATGATCTTAACCTCGCCCTTACCCGAAACCACCTTTCCGATGACAAAAACCCCGCCAAGTCTGTCCGCTATCTCAGGCGTATCGCTTTCCGAACAAACCACGACCATCCCGATGCCCATGTTGAAGGTGCGGAACATTTCGTGGTCGGCGACGTTGCCGAGGCGTTGCATTAGGCCAAATATGGGAAGCTCGGGCCAGGTGCCGCGGCCGATCTCCACGCCGACGCCTTCGGGCAGGATGCGGGGAATGTTTTCAAGAAAACCTCCGCCGGTAATGTGGGCAAGGCCTTTTATCCGGCCGCCATCGAGCAGCGGGCCGATTTGCGGCAGAAAGCTCTGGTGGGTCGCCAGCAGTGCCTCGCCCGCGGTCGTGCCGAGTTCCTCGATGAACGTATCGGCCTTGTAGCCGCCGACCTCGAAAAAGAGTTTGCGGGCGAGCGAGTAGCCGTTCGTTTGCAGGCCGTTCGAGGGAATGCCGAGCACGACATCGCCGGGCAAGATCGACTTGCCGTCGATCACTTTTGCCTTATCGACCACGCCGACGATAAAACCCGCGAGGTCGTATTCGCCGGGCGGATAGAAGTCCGGCATCTCCGCCGTCTCGCCGCCAAGCAGAACGCAGCCGTTCTCGCGGCATGCCCGAGCCATGCCCTCGACGACCGAGGCGGTTACGTCGGGCTCGAGCTTTCCGGTCGCGAAGTAATCAAGAAAGAAAAGCGGCCGAGCTCCCTGGACCAAAATATCGTTGACGCAGTGGTTGACCAGATCAGCTCCGACCGTGTTGTGAATGCCGGTCTCAAAAGCGAGCTTGAGCTTCGTCCCGACGCCATCGGCCGAAGCGACCAATATCGGATCGGCCATGTTCGGAAACGCTCCCGAAAACATCCCGCCAAAGCTGCCGATCTCGGTCAGCGTCCGTTCATTGAAAGTGCTCCGGGCATATTCGCGGATCTTCGCCACGGCCCGGTTCGCGTTATCTATAGAAACGCCGGCATCGGCGTATGAGATCGACGAGATCATAATCTATAACTCTTTGCTTTGCGGGATTCGAGTTCGTTCGACCGAATCATTTGGTAGATCGAATTCCAATAGAATCCTTCGGTTTCGGATAGACTGGTACACTTTCTGACCAGGCTTGATCCCAAGGCGTTTCCGAATGGCTGCCGGAATCGTTATTTGGCCACTTTTTGTGATAACGGCATCGAAACGCATTCTAAAACCTTGTTGCCCTTTTTTATTTATCCTATCTGCAACCGGCATATCCCAAATTCTCGCATCAAACTTTTTTCGAAATCCTCATTTGAGGATACGGTGGTTTCGGTACAATTGCCACATGTGGTTACGAAATAGGCTCTGTCAGTAAGTGTTTTTCTCCCGGTTTCGGTCATGATCGAACAGAGTTTGCCTTTGGTGAAATGCGACTCGGGTGAATACTGCTGGAAATCGCACATCGCGGAAAATTCGTAGAGATCTCGTGGCGTTTTGGAAAACAAATAATTCCCTTGCCAACTTTCGTCGTCGCGTTTTGCAACCTCAAGATATTCATCATCAAACCGCCGGATCGTGAAAACTCCGTTTGCGTCCTGCTGTTCGGCATCGACATCAAAACGCAGCGGTTCGGCTGTGAAATCGCCAAAGCCTACATCAGCTAAAAATTCATCCTCGCCTATCGTGACGATGATCGCGGCGTGGTCAAATTCGGGTCCGATCGTTCCGTCCGTGTGAAAAACGCTAGCGGAAACGAGTTTAGTAATAAACCCTAGCGATAACAAAAGTTGATTGAACAAACCATTAAGTTCGTAACAAAAGCCACCTCGCTTTTCGACAACGATCTTGTCAAAGAACCGATCAATATCCAGAACGATCGGCCGTTTCCAATGTATGTCCAGATTTTCGAACGGTATGGTCAACAGATGAGAACGCTGCAACAGCCTTAGCGATCCCTGGTCGGCCACTAATTCGGCATCGCCAAGACCGATACGTTCAAGATATTTTTGGGTGTTCATTTCGAAACGCTCCAGGTAAGTCCTTTCACACTGGCACAGACCGGCCCGCCATCGCGCCCGACGCCGTCAATTATGGTCTCAATTCGGGTCGAAGCATTCGAAACAACGTCTTCGATCTGCTCTTTTGTGATGCTCATCAGCGAAAGCTTTGCTCGCCGGTCCCACATTGTGTGTCCCTGGCCTGCTTGCCTTCCTGAGTTTACATAGACAAAACGGGCGGATTTTGGTCCTTGGGAAAACTTACCCAGAAAGTTTGGAGCATCTGCGGAGAGATCGATAGTCATATAGAATTCAAAGACGATCTCTGCTTTTGATTCTGCAACTGGCGACAAGAGGTCGCCCTTTCCCGATTGGACCCGCATCAAAACCCCTTCGAGCGGTTTCGTAACGCGAACACGGAATGGGATATCATATTTCATCAGCGATACCCGATTATAGTCTCTGCGGGTGTACGTTGACCATTTGGCGGTCAAGGCTTTAGCCTTTTCGTAACCGAATTGTAAATATGAGTTTCACATTGATCGACATGGGATCGGAGAACTACGAGTTCACCGCAAACGTATGGAATTGGAAAGCGGCTCTTGAGGTCATCAAGAGCCTGGACGTGCTGAGCGAGGCCATGGTCCGCCAGATGGGTTACAACGCCCTCGGTGTCAAGGTCGATAAAGAGGAGGCACACATTCTCGGCGAGCGAATTCGGGACCGGATATTGCCGCAGCTTGCCCCGAACAAGCGGATGTTTGCCGATCTCTCTGTAACGGACGAACCCGACGACGGCACCATCTATCGCGACGAGGATGAACAGTGGCGAAACTACAGTGTCGGGCACGAGTGGATGAAGGAGTTCTCGGATTTTTGCCTTCGCTCAAAGGGCTTTCAGATCTTTTAGTTCGCCGATCGAGTAATGGAGTTTTTCAACGAGATCGTAAATGCTGTCCGCCCGATGTTCTCAAGCATCTGGGTGCAGATGTCGTTACTCGTCCTGATCGCCACGCTCCATGGCTACGGGGCCGCTTGGCTCGCGGTAAGGATGCTCTTTCGCCCGCGAAAGCCCTTTAAGTTGCTCGGCATTACGCTCTTTCCCCAAGGAATGATCCCGCGTCATCGCGAACGGCTTGCCAATGCGATCGGCAAGGCGGTCGGCGAAGAACTAGTATCTCAGGAAACTATCCTTGAAGAGCTTCTCGGTAAAGACTTCCTGCGAAAAAAGATCCGCGATGTTGTTGATTCCTATAGCCAGGAACTCCTCAAGGCAAATTATCCTTCGCTGATAGAATCGCTCCCCTCGAGCCTCCGCGAGCCCGTGCTTGATTCGATAACGGCACTTCAATTCAAGGTCGCTGAACACATCGAAGAAGTTCTCCGGAGCGAAGAAACTCAGCAGACCATCGCCGGCTTTATCGAGCGGCGCGTCGATGAGGTGCTCTCAAAACGCGTCTCCGAGGTTATCGATGAAAAAGCGTTCGACGATATATCCAAGTTTCTCGTTGAGCGGATCCGCTCGGCGATCTCATCTGAGAGTCTTACGGAAAAAGTCGCCGAGTTCATCGATAACAGCGTCGATAACTTGATCCAGGCCGCGAGCCCGCTCGGCGATATGTTTACCGAGGAAGCCGTCGGGCTTTTGAAAGAGAAGGCAGGCGAACAGGTATCGCCTATCGCACATCACCTATCTGAGATCGCCGCGGCCGAGCGTACCCGCAACCAGATCGCTGCACTTGTCAAAAAAGAGGTCCACAACTACTACGAAAATCTGCCTTTCTTCAAAAAGATCTTCGTTTCGCGAGAGAATCTGCTCAAAGAGGTCGATGACCTGATAAATGAAAGCCTGCCGAAGCGGATCGAAGAGACTCTGAAAGGCGATGTCTTTGCCGGAGAGGCGAAGTCCTTTATTGATACAAGCATCGACGGGGCACTCTCAAAACCGCTCAACGAACTCATCGGGACCATTCAGCCCGCGCAGCTCGAAAGTGTGAAGAGACAGATCGCATCTTCCGTGCTCGGCCTGCTTCGCAGCGAGACGCTCAATGCACAGATCGAGCGGTACGTCCGCGAAACACTTGAACGCTTTCGTCCGCACAGCCTTGATTCGATCATGAGGACGCTCAACCCTGAATCCGAAA
This window harbors:
- a CDS encoding phosphoribosylglycinamide formyltransferase, with translation MKIGILISGRGTNMVALVEAVGSGEIPGSEVAVVISDKADAAGLAKARTRGVDTLVIERNGRKREEHDAEIVAALRERGVELVCLAGYMRLLSPLFVQAFPDRILNIHPSLLPAYPGLNVHERVLAAGEKRSGCTVHYVNEDLDAGPIILQREVPVLNGDTPETLSARILEQEHGTYVEAVKKILATESTEQTERN
- a CDS encoding type II toxin-antitoxin system Phd/YefM family antitoxin, which produces MSIEITYSEARNNLASILDQVTNDSEVVVIKRRGRSSVAMIDADELSSLMETEYLFRSPKNAERLIRAIQQTEAGGGEVTTIEELRKEFDAEKPVRKTRGRSK
- a CDS encoding Txe/YoeB family addiction module toxin, which encodes MPKSPSEKRAVVLSDAFRDDLRYWAENDRKLLLKVLDLMEAIVRDPFSGIGKPEPLKHEASGTWSRRITKEHRVVYRFRDDRIEFLQARYHY
- a CDS encoding tetratricopeptide repeat protein, coding for MRTRIGFRKGFLAVVLLGSLSAFALGQTTASEHLKRGNEHYKNRNYAQAIASFSEAIRLSPRSPEPWFNRGQARYYSGDVRTSIGDFQQATTLNPNYVDAWFQLGLARNKTGDQAGAIAAYTRGLSIASGDSQLYYNRGIAYADSGRDDLALADYNRALQINTNYTKAFVNRGAVHFRAKRYDAALADLNRAIELDPGYAEAWNNRGVLYNTTNRSQLALPDLDQAIKLDPTLKKPHLDKSIAYNKLGRNTDAIESLNAAIKLDPKYVNAYIFRSAVYFDIKKFDLSKADAEQVLRLDPKNKFAADLLTRIAALPK
- a CDS encoding phosphoribosylformylglycinamidine cyclo-ligase, producing MISSISYADAGVSIDNANRAVAKIREYARSTFNERTLTEIGSFGGMFSGAFPNMADPILVASADGVGTKLKLAFETGIHNTVGADLVNHCVNDILVQGARPLFFLDYFATGKLEPDVTASVVEGMARACRENGCVLLGGETAEMPDFYPPGEYDLAGFIVGVVDKAKVIDGKSILPGDVVLGIPSNGLQTNGYSLARKLFFEVGGYKADTFIEELGTTAGEALLATHQSFLPQIGPLLDGGRIKGLAHITGGGFLENIPRILPEGVGVEIGRGTWPELPIFGLMQRLGNVADHEMFRTFNMGIGMVVVCSESDTPEIADRLGGVFVIGKVVSGKGEVKII
- a CDS encoding AbrB/MazE/SpoVT family DNA-binding domain-containing protein, whose protein sequence is MPVADRINKKGQQGFRMRFDAVITKSGQITIPAAIRKRLGIKPGQKVYQSIRNRRILLEFDLPNDSVERTRIPQSKEL
- a CDS encoding arylamine N-acetyltransferase — translated: MNTQKYLERIGLGDAELVADQGSLRLLQRSHLLTIPFENLDIHWKRPIVLDIDRFFDKIVVEKRGGFCYELNGLFNQLLLSLGFITKLVSASVFHTDGTIGPEFDHAAIIVTIGEDEFLADVGFGDFTAEPLRFDVDAEQQDANGVFTIRRFDDEYLEVAKRDDESWQGNYLFSKTPRDLYEFSAMCDFQQYSPESHFTKGKLCSIMTETGRKTLTDRAYFVTTCGNCTETTVSSNEDFEKSLMREFGICRLQIG
- a CDS encoding DUF445 family protein; the protein is MEFFNEIVNAVRPMFSSIWVQMSLLVLIATLHGYGAAWLAVRMLFRPRKPFKLLGITLFPQGMIPRHRERLANAIGKAVGEELVSQETILEELLGKDFLRKKIRDVVDSYSQELLKANYPSLIESLPSSLREPVLDSITALQFKVAEHIEEVLRSEETQQTIAGFIERRVDEVLSKRVSEVIDEKAFDDISKFLVERIRSAISSESLTEKVAEFIDNSVDNLIQAASPLGDMFTEEAVGLLKEKAGEQVSPIAHHLSEIAAAERTRNQIAALVKKEVHNYYENLPFFKKIFVSRENLLKEVDDLINESLPKRIEETLKGDVFAGEAKSFIDTSIDGALSKPLNELIGTIQPAQLESVKRQIASSVLGLLRSETLNAQIERYVRETLERFRPHSLDSIMRTLNPESETKLKRMLTNGMMSVISRPDTSRIINEMLSSKIEGLLSAPIGKLSDHISEEKLLAAGNTLTETIINAIREKLPEAVREFDVGNVVREKILHYPAEKLEELVLSVAKEHLRTIELFGALFGLLIGIGQAVQFYFYSK